In the genome of Ignavibacteria bacterium, one region contains:
- a CDS encoding tetratricopeptide repeat protein produces MKKIILLSVLFCAFYSLQSCNYITNRTISKSGSADTLDPEPNYEVSLNPDYQNFTNYIFMGNRMENFSTYFNVFYTATDDYNVALEEIRTSTISEYNRRLDSLNIVLPVSQNVKEKLNKTIERCSKVIQFHKNSKFLDDAVLLIGKSYYYLTDYLQAERKFSEFLSKLSASPLSDEAVLFLGRTKMKLGQISEAERILQKLLKESKNTEVISEAYQELALNELAKRNFSEAIKYFQNSINNTKDSERKSEKEYILAKIYNLFEPQKSANVYERVVNMTSDFDLSFFAKLNYGKSLIYNKQYDKAEEILEDLNSDYRDYPEYKQLAELELANNLYAEKDYNKGLDKYYEVIIKYPNTKASSDAYYHLARFYEDVKNDYLNALVNYRKAAEENSGGDYATISQKRADVLDRYFTLQAEANGTNKIQIPAYNSQLEYFRKIFDEDRGVIRDDKRNTDPNNPNNPPVDEEGPGPKGGGLNSINLDSNDNRRRGQQGDDGYMPEQNPEQVNEQINDTLKIPETNNPLDSTVSNVMDERTKKFNAYYELAEIFIFDIQNNDSAAYYLNILIKDFSDSPLKPKAIYTLATVYKNAGRDAEGNDLLNGLISEYPNSVFANESRKILGIKEVEIEKDAAEESYNLAAKSFNDRNYFDAVAKFQDVLAKYPNSGYVDNTLYSLGWIYENVYSNKDSTMLYYNRIIKDYANSDFAKDIKPRVDYYNSFGKDNTLIDTSRIPVDSIKTTFDSTNVINTKLPDGSDKPGDEPKLTPEEIEQLLKQEDQIVPDKNPGEDGNQ; encoded by the coding sequence TTGAAAAAAATCATTCTTTTATCTGTATTATTTTGTGCATTTTATTCTTTGCAATCGTGCAATTATATAACAAACAGAACAATTTCCAAAAGCGGCAGTGCCGATACGCTTGACCCCGAGCCGAATTATGAAGTTTCATTGAATCCCGATTATCAGAATTTCACGAATTATATTTTTATGGGCAATCGTATGGAAAATTTCTCCACTTATTTTAATGTCTTTTATACAGCTACCGATGATTATAATGTAGCTCTTGAAGAAATCAGAACATCCACAATATCGGAATATAACAGACGGCTTGATTCCTTAAATATAGTTCTTCCCGTTTCACAAAATGTTAAAGAAAAGCTTAATAAAACAATTGAGCGATGTTCCAAAGTTATACAGTTTCATAAAAATTCAAAATTTCTTGATGATGCCGTTCTGCTTATCGGAAAATCTTATTATTATCTTACGGATTATCTTCAAGCTGAAAGAAAATTCAGCGAATTCCTTTCCAAGCTTTCTGCAAGTCCCTTAAGCGATGAAGCAGTTTTGTTTTTAGGCAGAACAAAAATGAAGCTGGGACAAATATCGGAAGCTGAAAGAATTTTACAAAAATTACTTAAGGAATCAAAAAACACAGAAGTAATTTCCGAGGCATATCAGGAACTCGCGCTGAATGAGCTTGCAAAAAGAAATTTTTCCGAAGCAATAAAATATTTTCAGAATTCGATTAACAACACCAAAGATTCCGAACGCAAATCCGAAAAGGAATACATCCTCGCAAAAATTTATAACCTTTTTGAACCTCAAAAGTCCGCAAATGTATATGAAAGAGTAGTTAATATGACCTCAGACTTCGACTTGTCATTTTTTGCAAAGCTTAATTACGGAAAATCTTTGATTTACAATAAGCAGTATGATAAGGCTGAAGAAATTCTTGAAGACCTAAATAGTGATTACAGAGACTATCCTGAATATAAACAGTTAGCGGAGCTTGAGCTGGCAAATAATTTGTATGCTGAAAAAGACTATAACAAAGGACTGGATAAATATTATGAAGTAATAATTAAATATCCGAACACAAAAGCATCATCTGATGCATATTACCACCTTGCACGGTTTTATGAAGATGTGAAAAATGATTACCTGAATGCTCTCGTAAATTATAGAAAAGCCGCAGAAGAAAACTCAGGCGGCGATTATGCAACTATAAGCCAGAAGCGAGCAGATGTTCTTGACAGGTATTTCACTTTACAGGCAGAAGCAAACGGAACTAATAAAATTCAGATACCGGCATATAACAGCCAGCTTGAATATTTTAGAAAAATTTTTGATGAAGACCGCGGTGTTATTCGTGATGATAAACGAAATACCGATCCGAATAATCCTAACAATCCTCCTGTTGATGAGGAAGGTCCGGGACCTAAAGGCGGAGGGTTAAATTCAATTAATCTTGATTCAAACGATAACAGAAGAAGAGGTCAGCAAGGCGACGATGGTTATATGCCGGAACAAAATCCCGAACAAGTTAATGAACAAATTAATGACACTTTAAAAATTCCTGAAACCAATAATCCTCTCGATTCAACCGTCAGCAACGTTATGGATGAGAGAACAAAAAAGTTTAATGCTTATTATGAGCTTGCGGAAATTTTTATATTTGATATTCAGAACAATGACTCTGCAGCATATTATCTGAATATCTTGATAAAAGATTTCAGCGATTCACCATTAAAACCAAAAGCAATTTATACTCTTGCAACGGTATATAAAAATGCTGGCAGGGATGCTGAAGGAAATGATTTACTGAACGGTTTGATTTCCGAATATCCGAATTCTGTCTTTGCAAATGAATCAAGAAAAATTCTCGGAATAAAAGAAGTGGAAATCGAAAAAGATGCTGCGGAAGAATCTTATAATCTTGCCGCAAAAAGCTTTAATGACAGGAATTATTTTGACGCGGTCGCAAAGTTTCAGGATGTCCTGGCAAAATACCCGAACAGCGGGTATGTGGATAATACGCTTTACTCTCTCGGATGGATATATGAAAATGTATATTCCAACAAAGACAGCACTATGCTTTATTACAACCGAATAATAAAAGATTACGCAAACTCCGATTTTGCAAAGGACATAAAACCACGAGTTGATTATTATAATTCATTCGGAAAAGACAACACTTTGATAGATACATCGAGAATTCCGGTTGATTCAATAAAAACAACTTTCGATTCTACAAATGTGATTAATACTAAATTACCTGACGGAAGTGATAAGCCAGGTGATGAACCAAAATTAACTCCTGAAGAGATTGAACAGCTTTTGAAGCAGGAAGATCAGATAGTTCCGGATAAAAATCCCGGTGAAGACGGAAACCAGTGA
- a CDS encoding alpha/beta fold hydrolase: protein MYLGISYAAALVFTSPTNFISINKPENVQFEEVSFETSDSVTIRGWYFAKENFNKCIILLHGFKANKMEPLPRVQMFLENGFNVLIYDARGHGESEAALNSIGFYEQEDLTAAVNFINDKNINNIYCDGISQGGATIVYALANGKLKNVKAVILESVYDDLHKAIDNRFKKYTLLPADVAGYFMVKFAEDRLDISVSQMKPYESIKKINIPVLIISGTDDSNTKVEDTDHLFENANSPKELVMFEGAGHEDLYKFNQELYKKSLISFLNNY, encoded by the coding sequence ATGTATTTAGGAATTTCCTATGCTGCTGCACTTGTTTTTACCTCCCCGACAAATTTTATAAGTATTAATAAACCTGAAAATGTTCAGTTTGAAGAAGTTTCATTTGAGACTTCAGATTCTGTAACAATTCGAGGATGGTATTTCGCGAAAGAAAATTTCAACAAGTGCATAATCTTGCTTCACGGTTTCAAAGCAAACAAAATGGAGCCATTGCCGAGAGTTCAGATGTTTCTCGAAAATGGATTTAATGTTTTGATTTATGATGCAAGAGGACATGGAGAATCCGAAGCAGCATTGAACTCAATAGGATTTTATGAACAAGAAGATTTAACAGCCGCAGTTAATTTTATAAATGATAAAAACATAAATAATATTTACTGCGATGGTATTTCGCAGGGTGGTGCAACGATTGTTTATGCTTTAGCAAATGGAAAGTTAAAAAATGTTAAAGCGGTAATTCTTGAAAGCGTTTATGATGATTTACATAAAGCAATAGATAACCGATTTAAAAAATATACACTGCTTCCAGCAGATGTTGCAGGATATTTTATGGTAAAATTTGCTGAAGACAGATTGGATATTTCAGTGAGCCAGATGAAACCTTACGAAAGCATAAAGAAAATAAATATTCCTGTTTTAATCATAAGCGGAACTGATGATTCAAATACAAAGGTTGAAGATACTGACCATTTATTTGAAAATGCCAATTCCCCAAAAGAATTGGTAATGTTTGAAGGAGCAGGTCACGAGGATTTATATAAGTTCAATCAGGAATTATATAAAAAATCTTTAATAAGCTTTCTTAATAATTACTAA
- a CDS encoding DinB family protein, which translates to MQKKAQLLKFMLEDIRRVTLDGIKDLTAEQLFQQPMDGEFPVGAYLMHLAEAEAGWYHTMTGTPLPDDLKKKIYYGNWYDVPKKDYNPPVSVIPVEEYLSAIADVRKYLIDYLDNTTDEDLDTKVTWKRNGKDITRTKEWIIYHLIEHEAHTRGQMFLLIRKGLKGEKSYISNY; encoded by the coding sequence ATGCAAAAGAAAGCACAGCTTTTAAAATTCATGCTTGAAGACATAAGAAGAGTTACACTTGACGGCATAAAAGATTTAACTGCCGAGCAGTTATTTCAGCAGCCGATGGATGGTGAGTTCCCTGTCGGCGCATATCTTATGCATCTTGCAGAAGCCGAAGCCGGCTGGTATCATACAATGACAGGCACTCCTCTGCCCGATGACTTAAAGAAAAAAATTTATTACGGCAACTGGTATGATGTCCCAAAAAAAGATTATAATCCTCCTGTCTCAGTTATCCCTGTTGAAGAATATTTAAGCGCAATTGCAGATGTCAGAAAATATTTAATCGATTACCTTGATAACACCACCGATGAAGATCTTGACACAAAAGTTACGTGGAAACGCAACGGGAAAGACATAACCCGCACAAAAGAATGGATAATCTATCACCTCATCGAGCATGAAGCTCACACACGCGGACAAATGTTTTTATTGATTAGAAAAGGATTGAAAGGAGAGAAGTCCTATATTAGTAATTATTAA
- a CDS encoding putative metal-dependent hydrolase, whose translation MADQEIDKLRFPIGEFSYSKNYSDGELNESITDIENLSQILKREVSSLDEEQLNTPYRDGGWTVKQVVHHLVDSHLNGYIRAKLVVTEDTPTIKPYDQDRWSELEEVELSDINESLKILEGLHKRWVTFLRTLKPEDFEKEYFHPEHGISISLKQSTCSYGWHCKHHMTHITNLKKKMEWT comes from the coding sequence ATGGCAGACCAAGAAATTGACAAATTGCGCTTCCCTATTGGGGAATTTAGCTATTCAAAGAATTATTCTGATGGAGAATTGAATGAGTCCATAACCGACATTGAAAATCTTTCCCAAATCCTGAAAAGAGAAGTTTCAAGCCTCGATGAGGAACAGCTAAATACTCCTTACCGCGATGGCGGATGGACAGTCAAACAGGTCGTTCATCATCTGGTTGACAGTCATCTGAACGGCTACATACGTGCAAAGCTTGTAGTTACGGAAGATACTCCTACCATAAAACCATATGACCAGGATAGATGGTCTGAACTTGAAGAAGTCGAGCTGTCAGACATTAATGAGTCATTAAAAATTCTCGAAGGACTTCACAAAAGATGGGTAACTTTTTTGAGAACATTAAAACCGGAAGATTTTGAAAAAGAATATTTTCATCCTGAACATGGAATAAGCATTTCATTAAAGCAATCAACATGCAGTTACGGCTGGCACTGCAAACATCATATGACGCATATAACTAATCTGAAGAAGAAAATGGAATGGACGTGA
- a CDS encoding transposase: MIIAKKHRLENDLYMGEKIISFTILVKSESLLNSNYYFSKLKNLIIESSKKENCNILIFLCMPDHIHLILQGNNKNSNLLSVIKSFKQFSGFYLKKLNSNFKWHTSFYDHIVRANEDLKNQIYYILYNPIRKEICDDWKDYKFKYSDIYEFDKWDL, from the coding sequence ATGATCATAGCAAAGAAACATAGATTAGAAAATGATTTATATATGGGAGAAAAAATCATTTCATTTACAATACTTGTGAAATCCGAAAGTTTGTTAAATTCAAATTATTACTTCTCGAAGTTAAAAAATCTTATCATAGAGTCTTCAAAGAAAGAAAATTGTAATATCTTAATTTTTCTTTGTATGCCTGATCATATTCATTTAATTCTTCAAGGAAATAATAAAAATTCTAATTTATTATCGGTAATTAAATCATTTAAACAGTTTTCAGGTTTTTATTTGAAAAAACTAAACTCTAATTTTAAATGGCACACTAGTTTTTATGATCACATAGTTAGAGCAAATGAAGATTTAAAAAATCAAATCTATTATATTTTGTATAATCCAATTAGAAAAGAAATTTGTGATGATTGGAAAGATTATAAATTTAAATATTCTGATATTTATGAGTTTGATAAATGGGATTTATAA
- a CDS encoding alpha/beta hydrolase-fold protein: MRREISKWYSPNLNKEMEIVAYGDYGFALLMFPTAAADYLEYERFQLIDAIKPYIEAGKCKVYSINSINSESWLNDEMDPRDKGIRQQQFNNYIIDEVVPFIYEDCNGKVPIITTGASLGAFHAVNAFLRRPDIFDGTIGMSGSYDLTDYAKDYFDDNMYFNSPAHYMPNVEDNDILETMRNGKKIFLVSGQGNYENPQASKNLSAILDAKSIPHEVDLWGYDVPHDWPTWRKMLPYYLEAKF; the protein is encoded by the coding sequence ATGAGAAGAGAAATTTCAAAATGGTATAGTCCTAATTTAAATAAGGAAATGGAAATAGTTGCTTATGGTGATTACGGATTTGCCCTGTTAATGTTTCCAACTGCTGCAGCCGATTATCTTGAATATGAACGTTTCCAATTAATTGATGCAATAAAACCATATATCGAAGCCGGGAAATGTAAAGTTTATTCAATCAACAGCATAAACAGTGAAAGCTGGCTAAATGATGAGATGGATCCGCGTGATAAAGGAATCAGGCAGCAGCAATTTAACAATTATATAATAGATGAAGTTGTTCCGTTTATTTATGAAGACTGTAATGGTAAAGTCCCGATTATAACGACAGGCGCATCGCTCGGAGCGTTTCATGCAGTTAATGCGTTCTTAAGAAGACCCGATATTTTTGACGGAACTATCGGAATGAGCGGTTCTTATGATTTAACAGATTACGCAAAAGATTATTTTGATGATAATATGTATTTCAATTCACCGGCTCATTATATGCCGAATGTTGAAGACAACGATATTCTTGAAACAATGAGAAACGGAAAGAAAATTTTTCTTGTCAGCGGGCAGGGTAATTATGAAAACCCTCAGGCATCAAAAAACCTCAGCGCAATTCTCGACGCAAAGAGCATTCCGCATGAGGTTGATTTGTGGGGATATGACGTTCCTCATGATTGGCCGACTTGGAGGAAGATGCTGCCTTATTATTTAGAAGCAAAGTTTTAA
- the glgA gene encoding glycogen synthase GlgA: MKVCFACSECYPYVKTGGLGDVCGSLPKSLAELGCESKVFLPLYGGIKTLTYGLNQIDHLQNISVKIGENEHTFNVWLGTLPDSKVEVYFIDCPYYFHRELPYTSDRDEDERFILFQQAILMTLQRLEWSPDIIHCNDWQTGLIPVYLKTTFAWDKLFEDTKTILSIHNIGYQGRFSKESITAAGLSMEQFYPMGPFEIDGGFSFLKAGIVYCDLITTVSPTYAKEIQTEEYGAGLEGVLQIRSQSLVGILNGIDTDIWNPMKDKYIKAHYSVDDIEEKELNKKNLIDRIEFKYKKDRPVIGLISRLTSQKGFDLMKPFLYSLLGSNDLQLVVLGSGEKQYEELFRTASYSFPGKLFFWSGYNTELSHLITAGADMFLMPSKYEPCGLNQMYSLAYGTVPIVRKVGGLADTVKDYHEFDEKGNGFSFEDYKADALEKTIYRALRIYEDKDTWKAIMERGMNEDFSWEHSAKEYLNLYEKLVS; encoded by the coding sequence ATGAAAGTTTGTTTTGCTTGCAGTGAATGTTATCCTTACGTTAAAACAGGGGGGCTCGGTGATGTGTGCGGCTCTTTGCCTAAATCATTGGCGGAGCTCGGATGCGAATCGAAAGTCTTCCTTCCGCTATATGGAGGTATAAAAACTCTCACCTATGGTTTAAATCAGATTGACCATTTACAAAATATTTCCGTTAAAATTGGAGAGAACGAACATACATTTAATGTATGGCTTGGCACTCTTCCCGATTCCAAAGTTGAAGTTTATTTCATAGACTGTCCTTATTACTTTCACCGTGAGCTTCCATATACAAGCGATCGTGACGAAGATGAAAGATTCATTTTATTCCAGCAGGCAATCTTGATGACGCTTCAAAGACTGGAGTGGTCTCCCGATATAATTCACTGCAATGACTGGCAGACGGGATTGATACCTGTTTATCTCAAAACAACTTTTGCATGGGATAAGCTTTTTGAAGATACAAAAACAATTTTGTCGATACATAACATCGGTTATCAGGGGAGGTTCTCGAAGGAATCGATTACAGCGGCGGGTTTATCGATGGAGCAGTTTTATCCGATGGGACCATTTGAGATTGACGGCGGATTTAGTTTTTTAAAAGCTGGGATTGTTTATTGCGATTTAATTACAACCGTGAGCCCAACTTATGCAAAGGAAATTCAGACGGAAGAATATGGCGCAGGGCTTGAAGGGGTTTTGCAGATTCGCTCACAGTCATTGGTCGGTATATTAAATGGTATTGATACCGATATATGGAATCCGATGAAGGATAAATATATTAAAGCGCATTATTCTGTTGATGACATTGAGGAGAAAGAGCTTAACAAAAAAAATCTTATTGACCGCATTGAGTTCAAGTATAAAAAAGACAGACCTGTAATCGGGTTAATTTCTCGACTGACTTCACAGAAAGGTTTTGATTTGATGAAACCGTTTTTATACAGCTTGCTTGGAAGCAACGATTTACAGCTTGTTGTGCTTGGAAGCGGTGAAAAACAATATGAAGAACTATTCAGAACGGCATCTTACAGCTTTCCCGGAAAATTATTTTTCTGGAGCGGATATAATACTGAGCTTTCGCATCTGATTACTGCGGGAGCGGATATGTTTTTAATGCCATCGAAATACGAGCCGTGCGGATTGAACCAGATGTACAGCTTAGCTTATGGCACTGTTCCGATTGTTCGCAAGGTCGGGGGACTTGCCGACACTGTGAAAGATTATCATGAGTTCGATGAAAAAGGCAACGGATTTTCGTTTGAAGATTATAAAGCCGATGCTCTGGAGAAAACAATTTACCGTGCCTTGCGTATATACGAAGACAAAGATACCTGGAAAGCCATTATGGAACGCGGAATGAACGAAGATTTTTCATGGGAGCATTCTGCGAAAGAGTATTTGAATTTGTATGAAAAATTAGTCTCCTGA
- a CDS encoding DNA-3-methyladenine glycosylase, translating into MKIDHTPLPQKFFQRDTLIVAKELLGKLLVRKTKNKILSGMIVEVEAYIGAHDPASHSYQRITPRNQIMYEEGGHAYVYFIYGSSFCVNAVAGRKGEGNGVLLRAIEPIEGIEQMMKNRDMEESVNLTNGPGKLCQALDINRKFYGVELFNKNSPLIICDYKKFNDSEISISKRIGLKVGMEFDYRFFVKGNKFISKHKFNKVKLL; encoded by the coding sequence GTGAAAATTGATCATACTCCCCTGCCGCAAAAATTTTTTCAAAGAGATACTCTGATAGTTGCCAAAGAATTGCTTGGCAAGCTCTTAGTCCGCAAAACAAAAAATAAAATCTTATCGGGAATGATTGTCGAAGTCGAGGCATACATTGGCGCTCATGACCCTGCATCTCATTCTTATCAGCGGATAACCCCGCGCAATCAAATCATGTACGAAGAAGGAGGACACGCTTATGTATATTTTATTTACGGAAGCAGTTTTTGCGTCAACGCAGTCGCAGGCAGAAAAGGTGAAGGCAACGGTGTGCTGTTAAGAGCTATTGAGCCCATTGAAGGCATTGAACAAATGATGAAGAACCGGGACATGGAAGAATCAGTCAACCTCACAAACGGTCCGGGAAAGCTTTGCCAGGCATTAGACATAAACAGAAAATTTTATGGAGTTGAGTTATTCAACAAAAACTCTCCGCTCATAATCTGCGATTACAAAAAGTTCAATGACAGCGAAATCAGCATTTCGAAAAGAATCGGCTTGAAAGTCGGAATGGAATTTGACTACCGCTTTTTTGTCAAAGGAAATAAGTTTATATCCAAACATAAATTCAACAAAGTTAAACTATTATAA
- the lon gene encoding endopeptidase La, with amino-acid sequence MQSNDKFNDFPETEIISSEKNISDNNNIPNDLPVLPLKDIVVFPYMIYPILAGRESTIKAINKSLDKDKYILLVTQLDEKIEDPTYENLYKTGVVAKILQVLKLPNGLIKVLVDGIVPAKVEHFHTGEYISASIIIKYQVYDVDTELMALERRTTKLFTDYIQSNKSIPQESIVAYNNINEYDRKLYYVISTLNIDVHKKQRILEIEDLKTQFYEVLVILGSELEILNVEKDIENKIYNSMQKNQRKFIVQEQIRILQDELGEDTETDPELIKIREQIEKAGMPNHVKEKAMDEFNKLKKTPQMSPDFSVIRNYLDWMVSVPWSAYTEDNFDLVNARKILDEDHYDLEKPKDRIIELLAVLKLLRDKNIKKPPKGQILCFVGPPGVGKTSLGKSIARALNRKFTRISVGGVRDEAEIRGHRRTYIGSMPGKIIQAMKKAGTVNPVLLIDEIDKMSSDFRGDPSSAMLEVLDPEQNDTFNDHYLDVDYDLSNVLFITTSNVQYNIPLPLQDRMEIIEMRSYLDFEKVQIAKRHIIPKEIKEHGLDENEVKFSDDILLQIIREYTREAGVRSLEREISSIIRKVAKDVVMKEAKGIKLPIEITSELVNKYLGVPKYTQKKANRANKSEVGTVNGLAWTSAGGEILYVDVNIMKGSGKLSLTGKLGDIMKESAMAGLSYIKAHAGRFGIQTSFFKTNDIHIHLPEGAIPKDGPSAGITMIMAMLSAMTKIPAKTDVAMTGEITLRGKVLPIGGLNEKLLAAMRGGITTVLIPEENNKDLKEISKEITDNLKIIPVSNVEEALAYVFGKNKI; translated from the coding sequence ATGCAATCAAACGATAAATTTAACGATTTTCCTGAAACTGAGATAATATCCTCCGAAAAAAACATTTCCGACAATAATAATATTCCGAACGACCTACCTGTTTTACCTCTGAAAGACATAGTTGTGTTCCCTTATATGATTTATCCGATTCTGGCAGGCCGTGAGTCAACCATAAAAGCAATAAATAAATCGCTTGATAAGGATAAATATATATTGCTTGTGACACAACTTGATGAAAAAATCGAAGACCCGACTTATGAAAATCTTTATAAAACGGGTGTAGTTGCAAAGATTTTGCAGGTTTTGAAGCTTCCAAACGGGTTAATTAAGGTATTAGTTGACGGAATTGTCCCTGCAAAGGTAGAACACTTCCATACCGGTGAATATATTTCTGCTTCAATCATTATAAAGTATCAGGTATATGATGTTGATACGGAGCTTATGGCGCTTGAAAGACGAACAACGAAACTTTTTACTGATTACATACAGTCGAATAAATCAATTCCGCAGGAATCTATTGTTGCTTATAATAATATAAATGAATACGACAGAAAGCTTTATTATGTAATTTCAACGTTGAACATTGATGTTCATAAAAAGCAGAGAATTCTTGAAATAGAGGATTTAAAAACTCAGTTTTATGAGGTGCTTGTAATTCTTGGTTCCGAGCTTGAAATACTTAACGTAGAAAAAGACATCGAGAACAAGATTTATAACTCGATGCAAAAAAATCAAAGAAAGTTTATTGTTCAGGAGCAGATTAGAATTTTGCAGGATGAGCTTGGTGAAGATACTGAAACTGACCCGGAGCTTATAAAAATCCGCGAGCAGATTGAAAAGGCGGGAATGCCTAACCATGTGAAAGAAAAAGCGATGGATGAGTTTAATAAGCTGAAAAAAACTCCGCAGATGTCACCGGATTTTTCCGTGATAAGGAATTACCTCGACTGGATGGTGTCAGTGCCGTGGAGCGCATATACGGAAGATAATTTTGATTTAGTTAATGCAAGAAAAATTCTTGATGAAGACCATTATGATTTAGAAAAACCGAAAGACAGAATCATAGAGCTTCTTGCAGTATTAAAATTATTGAGGGATAAAAATATTAAGAAGCCTCCGAAAGGACAGATATTGTGTTTTGTTGGTCCTCCGGGAGTCGGTAAAACTTCGCTTGGTAAATCCATTGCCCGCGCGCTTAACAGAAAATTCACAAGAATTTCTGTTGGCGGTGTTCGGGATGAAGCTGAGATACGCGGTCATAGAAGAACATATATCGGTTCGATGCCGGGAAAAATAATTCAGGCAATGAAAAAAGCAGGAACGGTAAATCCTGTTTTGCTTATCGATGAGATTGATAAAATGAGCAGTGATTTTCGAGGTGACCCGTCGAGCGCAATGCTTGAGGTTCTTGACCCTGAGCAAAACGATACTTTCAATGACCATTACCTCGACGTTGATTATGATTTATCAAACGTGTTGTTCATTACCACTTCTAATGTTCAGTATAACATACCTTTGCCTTTGCAGGACAGAATGGAAATCATCGAGATGCGAAGCTATCTCGATTTTGAAAAAGTTCAAATTGCAAAGCGGCATATAATTCCGAAAGAAATAAAAGAACACGGACTTGATGAAAACGAAGTAAAATTTTCTGATGATATTTTATTGCAGATAATCAGAGAATACACGCGCGAAGCCGGAGTAAGGAGTTTAGAAAGAGAAATTTCTTCCATCATCAGAAAAGTTGCAAAAGACGTTGTGATGAAAGAAGCAAAAGGAATAAAGCTTCCGATTGAAATTACTTCGGAACTTGTGAATAAATATCTCGGTGTTCCGAAATATACTCAGAAAAAAGCAAACAGGGCTAACAAATCAGAAGTAGGGACAGTCAACGGGCTTGCATGGACTTCCGCAGGCGGTGAAATTCTGTATGTAGATGTAAATATTATGAAAGGTTCGGGAAAGCTTTCGCTTACAGGAAAGCTTGGAGATATAATGAAAGAATCTGCAATGGCAGGACTATCTTACATAAAAGCTCACGCCGGGAGATTTGGAATCCAGACTTCTTTTTTTAAAACTAATGACATTCATATCCATTTGCCTGAAGGAGCAATTCCGAAGGACGGTCCGTCTGCAGGTATTACAATGATTATGGCAATGCTTTCGGCAATGACAAAAATTCCTGCTAAGACAGACGTTGCGATGACCGGTGAAATTACATTACGCGGAAAAGTTTTGCCAATCGGCGGATTGAATGAAAAGCTTCTTGCAGCAATGAGAGGAGGAATAACAACCGTTTTAATTCCTGAAGAAAATAATAAGGACTTAAAAGAAATTTCAAAAGAAATTACAGATAATCTCAAAATCATTCCTGTAAGTAATGTGGAGGAAGCATTGGCGTATGTATTCGGGAAAAATAAAATCTGA